In Pungitius pungitius chromosome 2, fPunPun2.1, whole genome shotgun sequence, a single window of DNA contains:
- the LOC119211483 gene encoding hepatitis A virus cellular receptor 1 homolog translates to MRGLCYFYLSILTQVSSSTRTVTGFFGHNVTLPCSYDTSGHGVLSFCWGRGVLPTFKCSDTIVSSRDGAEPSSESPRYQLLGRAADGDVSLTVLDAQQSDAGLYSCRVEVPGWFNDQKVKIHLVMEEEILPTSVAENEEVVGDTSLDKIAEEKLKPFLGMGNISRATAVFLFAIIIMLLLVFRRRFLPKRALERPQTSPAENVYEAL, encoded by the exons ATGCgtggtttgtgttatttttaccTCTCAATCCTGACCCAAG TGTCTTCCAGCACCCGCACTGTCACTGGCTTCTTCGGGCACAATGTCACTTTGCCCTGTAGCTACGACACCTCGGGTCACGGCGTCCTGAGTTTCTGTTGGGGACGAGGGGTGCTGCCCACGTTCAAATGCTCCGACACCATCGTCTCCTCGCGGGACGGGGCCGAGCCTTCCAGCGAGTCCCCCAGGTACCAGCTGCTGGGCAGGGCCGCGGACGGAGACGTGTCGCTGACCGTCCTGGACGCCCAGCAGAGCGACGCGGGCCTGTACAGCTGCAGGGTGGAGGTCCCAGGGTGGTTCAATGACCAGAAGGTCAAAATACATCTCGTCATGGAGGAAG AAATATTGCCAACATCCGTGGCTGAAAATGAGGAAGTTGTTGGCGACACATCCTTGGACAAAATTGCAGAG GAAAAATTGAAACCCTTCCTTGGAATGGGAAACATTTCCAGGGCGACAGCTGTTTTCCTCTTTGCCATAATCATAATGCTGCTCCTGGTTTTCA GGAGAAGATTCCTGCCGAAGAGGGCACTTGAACGTCCCCAAACCTCACCTGCTGAAAACGTTTACGAAGCATTATGA